The region AAACCCCCAACAACAAAAAACGCCCAACTTTTCAGTTGGGCGTTTTTGTATAAATTTTAATTTTCTAAAAAGAATACACCACTTCAAGTTTGTAATCTTCTAGTGTTTTTTCTGCTTTTTCAAGATCTTCTGTAAAGCCTAAGATATAACCACCTCCACCAGAACCACAAAGCTTCAAGTAATAATCACCTGTATCCAACCCTGTTTTCCACAGCTCGTGAAATTGTGCTGGAATCATAGGTTTAAAATTGTCTAATACGATGTGAGAAAGTTGTTTTACATTGCCAAAAAGTCCTTTCACATCTCCAGATAAAAAGTCTTCCACACACATATCTGTATATTTCACAAATTTATCTTTCAGCATCGCACGGAATCCTTCTTGCTTCATATTCTCCATGAAAATATTCACCATTGGTGCGGTCTCTCCTACTATACCTGAATCCAATAGAAAAACAGCTCCTTTTCCTGTCGCTAGCTGCGAAGGAATTCCCGCTGGCTCTATATCTTGTTGCGAATTAATTAAAATAGGCAAGCTTAAATAAGAGTTTAATGGATCTAACCCAGAGCTTTTTCCATGAAAGAAACTCTCTATTTTTCCAAAAACATCTTTTAAGATCAGTAATTTTTCTCTAGTTAGGTTTTCTAAAACTGTAATTTTATCAATAGCATATTTATCATAAATAGCAGCAACTAAAGCACCACTACTACCTACTCCATAACCTTGCGGTATACTGGAATCAAAGTACATTCCTGCATTCACATCGCTTCTAAGACTTGAAATATCAAACTGAGGAAAATCTTTGTCCGACTCTTGAAGTGACTGTATATGAATCGCAAGACGTTCTAAATTCTTATTAGACTGTGCTGAAGCATCCGTTAATTCTTCACTGATCTTAAGCGCTCCTTTATAAAAATTATAAGGAATGGAAAGACCTTTAGAATCTTTAATAATACCGTACTCACCAAAGAGTAGAATCTTAGAATAAAATAATGGTCCTTTCATATAACTAAGTTAGCACTTTTTTGCACCTGCACCAATTTCATCACAAATATAGTGAGAGTTTTGACAATAGCGCGTCAATTTGTTGTTAATCAGCACATCGACCGCAGTTTTGTGATTGCTAGGATATAGCATATGTACATTTGCTCCTGCATCCAGTGTAAAGCATACGGGTATTTGTGTTTCTTTCCTAAAAGCCCAAATTTCCTCAATAATCGACAACGTATGAGGCTTCATCAATATAAAATAAGGCTGTGAGGTCATCATCATGGCATGCAAGGTCAGCGCCTCACTTTCAGTGATCTTGATAAAGGTTTCTAAATCACCTTCTTGTAATGCTTTCTTTAAAGTGGTTAAATTCTCTTGAGCTTGTTCAAATCTCGCTTGCGCGAAAGCGTGGCCATTCATCAAATCGTGACCTACAGAAGAACTGACTACCTTTTCACCTTTATCAACCAGTAATATGCTGTCCTGAAAATCCTGAAAAACCGGATGCAACAAATCACTTTTATCCACTCCGTAAAAGTTAGAACTATCTGCTGTGTCTTTATGTTCACCCCATAAAACAGCGGCTCCTTGAAGACTTCGACAAGCGCTTCCTGAACCTAAACGAGATAAAAATGACATTTTATGATAATCCAGCGGGGTTGCAGTAAGCTCACTTTCAAAATCCATCATACAAGCGCTTAAAGCAGCCATACTACTCGCACTACTCGCTATACCAGAACTATGCGGAAATGTGTTGTGCGTATCTATCTCAAAAAAATAATGGGCTGTCCATGGACAATAGTCCACAATACGCTCCAAATAAGCCTGGATCTTAGGTGCAAATTCAGGTTTTGCAATCCCGTCATAACTGATGCTAAAACCAGGTTGCCCCTTGGTTGCTTTTACATTAGTTATGGTACGACATGCATTAAGCGTAAAGCTTATAGATGGATTTGCAGGTAATTGCATACCGTATTTTCCCCAATATTTTACCAAAGCAATATTAGAAGGTGCTTGCCATTTTGTAGCTAGCGATTCCTTTAATTCTACCTGATTTCTAAGCTTAAAATTCTCTTCCAATTGTCGACCTTATTTAAGCTGCAAAGATAAGTTAGGAAATCTTT is a window of Nonlabens sp. MB-3u-79 DNA encoding:
- a CDS encoding mevalonate kinase; the protein is MKGPLFYSKILLFGEYGIIKDSKGLSIPYNFYKGALKISEELTDASAQSNKNLERLAIHIQSLQESDKDFPQFDISSLRSDVNAGMYFDSSIPQGYGVGSSGALVAAIYDKYAIDKITVLENLTREKLLILKDVFGKIESFFHGKSSGLDPLNSYLSLPILINSQQDIEPAGIPSQLATGKGAVFLLDSGIVGETAPMVNIFMENMKQEGFRAMLKDKFVKYTDMCVEDFLSGDVKGLFGNVKQLSHIVLDNFKPMIPAQFHELWKTGLDTGDYYLKLCGSGGGGYILGFTEDLEKAEKTLEDYKLEVVYSF
- a CDS encoding diphosphomevalonate/mevalonate 3,5-bisphosphate decarboxylase family protein, whose product is MEENFKLRNQVELKESLATKWQAPSNIALVKYWGKYGMQLPANPSISFTLNACRTITNVKATKGQPGFSISYDGIAKPEFAPKIQAYLERIVDYCPWTAHYFFEIDTHNTFPHSSGIASSASSMAALSACMMDFESELTATPLDYHKMSFLSRLGSGSACRSLQGAAVLWGEHKDTADSSNFYGVDKSDLLHPVFQDFQDSILLVDKGEKVVSSSVGHDLMNGHAFAQARFEQAQENLTTLKKALQEGDLETFIKITESEALTLHAMMMTSQPYFILMKPHTLSIIEEIWAFRKETQIPVCFTLDAGANVHMLYPSNHKTAVDVLINNKLTRYCQNSHYICDEIGAGAKKC